In the Candidatus Binatia bacterium genome, one interval contains:
- a CDS encoding type II toxin-antitoxin system RelE/ParE family toxin: MKEARFVGTAREDLAAFPEEARRRAGYELFMVQVGRQPADFKPLPAVGTGAYEVRVRHEAGAFRVVYVAKSEDAVYVLHAFQKKTRKTSRADIEVAARRYKLIGEHP; this comes from the coding sequence ATGAAGGAGGCGCGCTTCGTCGGCACCGCCCGTGAGGACTTGGCGGCGTTTCCGGAGGAGGCACGTCGACGCGCCGGATACGAGTTGTTCATGGTGCAAGTGGGGCGGCAGCCGGCGGACTTCAAGCCCCTGCCTGCCGTCGGGACGGGGGCTTACGAGGTTCGCGTGCGGCATGAAGCAGGCGCCTTTCGTGTGGTCTACGTGGCAAAGTCAGAAGATGCGGTCTACGTCCTCCACGCCTTCCAGAAGAAGACACGCAAGACGTCACGGGCGGACATCGAAGTCGCAGCCAGGCGTTACAAGCTGATCGGAGAGCACCCATGA
- a CDS encoding XRE family transcriptional regulator gives MKKPDKRITRGSGNVFLDLGFPPHEAAVMLLRCELAEALRQWMAREGLTQAQAAKRLGVVQPRMSEIARNKVDKLSLDYLVGLCAKAGVSVAVRLAA, from the coding sequence ATGAAGAAGCCCGATAAGCGCATCACGCGGGGCAGCGGGAACGTCTTTCTTGACCTGGGTTTCCCACCGCACGAAGCAGCCGTCATGTTGCTGCGCTGTGAGCTTGCCGAGGCGCTGCGGCAGTGGATGGCTCGTGAGGGCCTTACGCAAGCGCAGGCGGCCAAGCGTCTCGGCGTGGTGCAACCGCGCATGTCCGAGATCGCGCGTAATAAGGTGGATAAGCTTTCGCTCGACTACTTGGTGGGCCTGTGCGCGAAGGCCGGCGTATCGGTTGCAGTGAGGCTGGCGGCGTAA